A window from Leptospira meyeri encodes these proteins:
- a CDS encoding glycosyltransferase, with translation MNPNNIPIITIVTPSFNQGAFISETLNSVIEQEGPFYIDFIVMDGLSSDNTVEILEKFEKKIKGHPLAIQISDKTFYSVGANEGVSFSWKSERDFGQTDALNKAIRLILKESQYFNWLCSDDKYRTKNSLASLLMRSLPKSVVYGKSIYVDELGKDLKEYETVQVTEENIFENFGIAQPSALVCFNSTEDLVLDLKYSSIMDLFLWVSLFQLGYQFYYVDDLLVSDYRIHTNSKTSSWRLKTYSEIMSLIQFTGKQISQKLVGSMYHECIRGGNGKLGLTIRFLNSRYLDAILIRVLKICFNRFKLNLSFLLSTPKTNWNP, from the coding sequence TTGAATCCAAATAACATACCTATTATAACAATTGTTACTCCATCTTTTAATCAAGGAGCTTTTATTTCTGAAACATTAAATTCTGTAATAGAACAAGAAGGTCCATTTTATATAGATTTTATCGTTATGGATGGTCTTTCCTCTGATAACACGGTAGAAATTCTTGAAAAATTTGAAAAAAAAATAAAGGGACACCCCTTGGCGATTCAAATTTCTGACAAAACATTCTACTCAGTTGGAGCAAACGAAGGTGTTTCTTTTTCCTGGAAATCGGAAAGAGATTTTGGTCAGACTGATGCCTTAAACAAAGCTATCCGTTTGATTCTAAAAGAAAGCCAATACTTTAATTGGTTATGCAGTGATGATAAATATAGAACAAAGAATTCTTTAGCATCTTTATTGATGAGATCATTACCAAAGAGTGTTGTGTATGGAAAATCTATCTATGTGGATGAACTTGGTAAAGATTTGAAAGAATATGAAACGGTTCAAGTCACTGAGGAAAATATATTCGAAAATTTCGGAATCGCTCAACCATCGGCATTAGTTTGTTTTAATTCTACTGAAGACCTGGTTTTGGATCTTAAGTATTCATCTATTATGGATCTTTTTCTCTGGGTTAGTTTGTTCCAATTAGGTTATCAGTTTTACTATGTTGACGATCTACTAGTTTCTGATTATAGAATCCATACAAATAGTAAAACATCTTCCTGGCGATTGAAAACATATTCTGAGATTATGTCTTTGATACAGTTCACTGGAAAACAGATATCACAGAAGTTGGTGGGTTCAATGTACCATGAGTGTATTCGTGGTGGAAATGGTAAATTAGGATTAACTATACGATTCCTAAACTCTCGTTACTTAGATGCAATATTGATCAGAGTTTTAAAAATATGTTTCAACCGTTTTAAGTTAAATCTAAGTTTTTTGCTCTCGACTCCAAAAACAAATTGGAATCCATAA